One genomic segment of Nocardia spumae includes these proteins:
- a CDS encoding DUF7144 family membrane protein, with amino-acid sequence MTATEHSTHGERSTTRQAVAAGTSLGAAALLVVTGIVSIFQGISAIAKDDIYISGPNYTYQWNTSGWGWIHLILGILLVAAAAGLFTGATWGRVLAIGLLSLSILANFLWLPYYPWWSILIIALDIVVIWAIATWDPKRV; translated from the coding sequence GTGACGGCTACGGAACACAGCACACACGGTGAACGATCCACTACTCGGCAGGCGGTGGCGGCGGGCACCTCGCTCGGCGCCGCGGCCCTGCTGGTCGTCACCGGAATCGTCTCGATCTTCCAAGGCATCTCGGCCATCGCCAAGGACGACATCTACATCTCCGGACCGAATTACACCTACCAGTGGAACACCAGCGGCTGGGGATGGATTCATCTCATCCTCGGCATCCTGCTCGTGGCCGCCGCGGCCGGTCTGTTCACCGGTGCGACCTGGGGGCGAGTACTGGCGATCGGACTGCTGAGCCTGTCCATCCTCGCCAATTTCCTGTGGCTGCCCTACTACCCGTGGTGGTCGATCCTGATCATCGCACTCGACATCGTGGTGATCTGGGCCATCGCCACCTGGGATCCCAAACGCGTCTGA
- a CDS encoding MFS transporter: MGERSAPARPRGMLVPLALAQFSCGFAVTSTAVLIADICDDLNTGVAGVQLVITMFLLITAAVTIPAGRLAERYGRKRCFTVGLSLYGAGAVVSALAPGVGVLVLGASVLAGVGAALLIPPVYILTALLFSENSSRAMAFGVLLTAGGAGAAAGPLLGGLIAFGPGWRAAFAFQALVIAAVLVCTRRMRDPIPADPARTLDVVGAVLSAGGLALLVLGILAADNDLRWSAVLIALAALVLTGFLVRVRATETAGGDPLISTSLFRSKVGNIGLATRLLQWLILMGAVFVVSAYLQVVRGHDPIGTGLIVTAATAGLLVSSLAAGRVGRGLPRRTLIMAGFGAVVVGAVTLIVLAGTTVPAWAIAPELLLIGLGVGSMLTPSVDVVQSAFGEDRQGEISGLSRCVSTLGSSLGIAIAGTVLVAGLSSHTYAFAMLTLAGAGALGLFASAELPSRTPLGQP, translated from the coding sequence ATGGGCGAGCGCAGTGCTCCGGCCCGCCCGCGCGGCATGCTGGTGCCGCTGGCACTCGCGCAGTTCAGCTGTGGCTTCGCGGTCACCAGTACGGCGGTGCTGATCGCCGATATCTGCGACGACCTGAACACCGGCGTGGCCGGGGTGCAGCTGGTGATCACCATGTTCCTGCTGATCACGGCGGCGGTGACGATTCCGGCCGGAAGGCTCGCCGAACGTTACGGCCGCAAACGCTGTTTCACCGTGGGGCTCTCGCTCTACGGTGCCGGCGCCGTCGTGAGCGCCCTCGCGCCCGGCGTCGGCGTGCTGGTACTGGGCGCCTCCGTGCTCGCGGGGGTGGGCGCGGCGCTCCTGATCCCCCCGGTCTACATTCTGACCGCCCTGCTGTTCTCCGAAAACAGTTCGCGCGCAATGGCATTCGGTGTGCTGCTGACTGCGGGCGGGGCCGGAGCCGCGGCCGGACCGCTGCTGGGCGGACTGATCGCCTTCGGCCCGGGCTGGCGGGCCGCCTTCGCCTTCCAGGCCCTGGTGATCGCGGCCGTCCTGGTCTGCACCCGCCGGATGCGCGACCCGATTCCGGCGGACCCGGCGCGCACCCTCGATGTGGTCGGCGCGGTGTTGTCGGCGGGCGGGCTGGCGTTGCTCGTGCTCGGAATCCTGGCCGCCGACAACGACCTACGGTGGAGTGCCGTACTGATCGCGCTCGCGGCCCTCGTCCTGACCGGATTCCTCGTGCGCGTGCGCGCCACCGAGACGGCGGGCGGAGATCCGCTGATCTCGACGAGTCTGTTCCGCAGCAAGGTCGGGAATATCGGTCTGGCCACCAGATTGCTGCAGTGGCTGATTCTGATGGGCGCCGTGTTCGTGGTGTCGGCCTATCTCCAGGTGGTGCGTGGGCACGATCCGATCGGCACCGGCCTGATCGTCACCGCCGCTACCGCGGGCCTGCTCGTCTCGTCGCTGGCGGCCGGCCGGGTGGGCAGGGGATTGCCGCGGCGCACCCTGATCATGGCTGGATTCGGTGCGGTCGTGGTCGGCGCCGTGACGCTGATCGTGCTGGCCGGAACCACGGTGCCCGCGTGGGCGATCGCCCCGGAGCTGCTGTTGATCGGGCTCGGCGTGGGCTCGATGCTGACACCGTCGGTGGATGTCGTGCAGTCGGCGTTCGGTGAGGATCGGCAAGGTGAGATCTCCGGACTGTCCCGGTGCGTGTCGACCCTCGGATCGTCGCTCGGCATCGCGATCGCCGGTACCGTCCTCGTCGCCGGACTCAGCAGCCACACATACGCGTTCGCCATGCTCACCCTCGCCGGGGCCGGTGCTCTCGGGCTGTTCGCCTCGGCGGAACTGCCATCCCGAACGCCCCTCGGGCAACCGTAG
- a CDS encoding DUF6325 family protein, translating into MGPIDYLVIEFPADRQPDGSALPMLRDLVDRGIIRVLDLAFVRKETDGALTGISIADVGLAGELDVTLFAEAATGLLDESDLREAGGALQPGHSAAVLLYENTWAAPLAVTLRRNGAELVASGRIPVQAIISTLDALDAET; encoded by the coding sequence ATGGGCCCGATCGACTATCTCGTCATCGAATTCCCCGCCGATCGCCAGCCGGACGGATCGGCACTGCCGATGCTCCGGGACCTGGTGGACCGCGGCATCATCCGCGTGCTGGACCTGGCCTTCGTCCGGAAGGAGACCGACGGCGCCCTGACCGGAATCAGCATCGCCGATGTCGGCCTGGCCGGCGAACTGGATGTCACCCTGTTCGCCGAGGCGGCGACCGGACTGCTCGACGAGAGCGATCTACGGGAGGCCGGTGGCGCACTGCAGCCCGGTCACTCCGCCGCGGTCCTGCTCTACGAGAACACGTGGGCCGCACCGCTGGCGGTCACGCTGCGACGCAACGGCGCCGAACTCGTCGCCTCGGGGCGGATCCCGGTGCAAGCCATCATCTCGACCCTCGACGCCCTCGACGCCGAGACCTGA
- a CDS encoding SHOCT domain-containing protein, whose translation MPGLLRGVARTAVIAGTATSVSNRVSRRQGRRWAAQEQYERQPAPPPPPPPPAQPTGGGGVDRIAALKQLGELKAQGVLTEAEFESEKARILAS comes from the coding sequence ATGCCCGGATTACTGCGCGGGGTCGCCCGGACCGCGGTGATCGCCGGAACGGCCACCTCCGTATCGAACCGCGTCTCGCGTCGTCAGGGCCGGCGCTGGGCAGCACAGGAGCAGTACGAGCGACAGCCCGCGCCGCCCCCGCCCCCGCCCCCGCCGGCCCAGCCGACTGGCGGCGGTGGCGTCGATCGGATCGCCGCTCTGAAACAGCTGGGCGAGTTGAAAGCCCAGGGCGTCCTCACCGAGGCCGAGTTCGAATCGGAGAAGGCGCGCATCCTCGCGTCCTGA
- a CDS encoding OmpA family protein — MKLVQAVAVLAAGAAALIPIAGCSSDDNGPAAVTTTTTSGGEHTDLRSSLATTASSVVGSALNSAEQAVQNAINSVLAAAPITFEQGSSDLSTVDSATIKAVAIPLKGNDTTIKVETYATDSNTAAADSLAEARATNVVTALENEGIDKARISVEATGNPSESNVQVDQATITVKTSK; from the coding sequence ATGAAGCTCGTGCAGGCGGTAGCAGTACTCGCGGCCGGTGCGGCGGCACTGATTCCGATCGCGGGATGTTCCTCCGACGACAACGGCCCGGCCGCGGTCACGACCACCACCACATCGGGCGGTGAGCACACCGATCTGCGAAGCAGCCTCGCCACCACCGCGTCCTCGGTCGTGGGCTCCGCGCTCAACTCGGCGGAGCAGGCGGTCCAGAACGCGATCAACAGCGTGCTGGCCGCGGCCCCGATCACCTTCGAACAGGGCAGCTCCGATCTCAGCACGGTCGACTCCGCCACCATCAAGGCGGTGGCCATCCCGCTCAAGGGCAACGACACCACGATCAAGGTCGAGACCTACGCCACCGATTCGAATACCGCGGCGGCCGATTCACTCGCCGAGGCCCGGGCCACCAACGTCGTCACCGCACTCGAGAACGAAGGTATCGACAAGGCCCGAATCAGCGTGGAGGCCACCGGCAACCCGAGTGAGAGCAACGTGCAGGTCGATCAGGCGACGATCACCGTCAAAACCAGCAAGTAG
- the mddA gene encoding methanethiol S-methyltransferase yields MAAYGVVAYVLFLVVFLYAIGWVEGLVVPRDINEGPEASTAVAIVVDLVLLSIFAVQHSVMARPAFKRVWTRIVPEPIERSTYVLAATAALALIMWLWRPLPAEIWHVSATPARVVLYAISLAGWALVLIATFAIDHFDLFGVRQVLRNLAGKPAAAPDFRTPGLYRTVRHPLYLGFVIAFWAAPTMTAGRLLFAAVTTGYILTAIRFEEHDLIGVFGDRYRTYRRQVPMLVPHPHRRGRAHPVEP; encoded by the coding sequence ATGGCGGCCTACGGGGTGGTCGCCTACGTGCTCTTTCTCGTCGTATTCCTCTACGCGATCGGCTGGGTCGAGGGTCTGGTCGTACCGCGCGACATCAACGAGGGCCCCGAGGCGTCGACCGCGGTGGCGATCGTGGTCGACCTGGTCCTGCTGTCGATATTCGCGGTTCAGCATTCGGTGATGGCCCGGCCCGCGTTCAAACGGGTGTGGACCCGCATCGTCCCGGAACCGATCGAACGCTCGACCTACGTACTGGCAGCCACCGCGGCGCTGGCGCTGATCATGTGGCTGTGGCGTCCGCTGCCCGCGGAGATCTGGCACGTGTCGGCCACCCCGGCCCGGGTCGTGCTGTACGCGATCTCGCTGGCGGGCTGGGCCCTGGTGCTGATCGCGACCTTCGCCATCGATCACTTCGACCTCTTCGGCGTGCGGCAGGTCCTTCGCAACCTGGCCGGAAAGCCCGCCGCCGCCCCGGATTTTCGTACCCCCGGCCTGTACCGGACGGTCCGGCATCCGCTCTACCTGGGCTTCGTGATCGCTTTCTGGGCGGCACCGACGATGACCGCCGGGCGACTGCTGTTCGCGGCTGTCACGACCGGCTACATCCTCACCGCCATTCGCTTCGAGGAGCACGACCTCATCGGTGTCTTCGGTGATCGCTACCGCACCTATCGGCGGCAGGTGCCGATGCTCGTCCCGCATCCGCATCGGCGGGGCCGCGCGCACCCGGTCGAGCCGTGA
- a CDS encoding nickel-binding protein, with amino-acid sequence MALFIDVHEHLPEGTTAQDVAAAHAADLAIQGDYGVTYQRYWVDEASHTAFCLVDAPDAETAVTVHREAHGLVPDKIYPVVEGA; translated from the coding sequence ATGGCCCTGTTCATCGATGTCCACGAACACCTGCCCGAGGGCACGACGGCACAGGACGTGGCCGCCGCCCATGCCGCCGACCTGGCTATCCAGGGTGATTACGGCGTGACCTACCAGCGTTACTGGGTCGACGAGGCGAGCCATACGGCGTTCTGCCTGGTCGATGCGCCGGACGCCGAAACCGCCGTGACCGTGCATCGCGAGGCGCACGGCCTCGTCCCCGACAAGATCTACCCGGTCGTCGAGGGCGCCTGA
- a CDS encoding HD domain-containing phosphohydrolase, translating into MLVAAVVSRREVLGALSLAIDLGLGQPMEHMVRSAVIGTRLARRLGLDDRERAAVFYVSLLIWIGCFADSHEYSRWFGDDIAVRHDSYQLDWSGLPYLRFLLGNVGRGMPLAKRARIGAALFVDTRGNLARLARSHCASAEMLAERFDLDERVCSALPFTFERWDGGGLPNGVSGAAIPAVMRVVQLADVVEVHHRTGGIDAAIAVATGRGGGQLDPDVVAAFVSSAPELLAATDDAWSTAVATLAEPDRVLGDAELDLLLRALGDFVDLKCPFTLGHSRGVADLVHAAAGCIGLGGADADLLRRAGYVHDLGRIGVSNLIWEKTGELTMPEWERVRMHPYLTGRILSRVGGLDEVRVICERHHEQLDGSGYPNGLTGSALSVHDRLLAAAARYHGSLEPRPYRAALDPEQAARRLRVDAAAGRLEPAAVEAVLEAAGHRRSRRPVHPSGLTPREAEVLINVAYGRSNREIANELRVSEKTVRNHVEHIYAKIGVTNRVGASLFAAHHGMVAPLSN; encoded by the coding sequence ATGCTCGTGGCGGCCGTGGTATCGCGTAGGGAGGTGCTCGGGGCACTGTCGCTTGCGATCGACCTGGGGCTGGGCCAGCCGATGGAGCATATGGTGCGCTCCGCGGTCATCGGCACCAGACTGGCCCGGCGGCTGGGACTGGACGACCGGGAGCGCGCGGCCGTCTTCTACGTCTCGCTGCTGATCTGGATCGGCTGTTTCGCCGATTCGCACGAATACTCGCGGTGGTTCGGCGACGATATCGCGGTCCGGCACGACAGCTATCAGCTCGACTGGTCGGGGCTGCCATATCTGCGCTTCCTCTTGGGCAACGTGGGGCGCGGCATGCCGCTGGCCAAGCGTGCTCGGATCGGTGCCGCGCTGTTCGTCGACACCCGGGGCAATCTGGCTCGCCTGGCCCGCTCGCACTGCGCCTCCGCCGAGATGCTCGCCGAACGGTTCGACCTGGACGAACGGGTCTGTTCCGCACTGCCTTTCACCTTCGAACGCTGGGACGGGGGCGGGCTGCCGAACGGGGTTTCCGGTGCCGCCATCCCCGCGGTGATGCGGGTGGTTCAGCTCGCCGACGTCGTCGAGGTGCACCATCGCACCGGCGGTATCGATGCGGCGATCGCGGTGGCCACCGGTCGCGGCGGTGGCCAGCTCGATCCGGACGTGGTAGCCGCCTTCGTGAGCTCCGCGCCCGAACTGCTCGCCGCGACCGACGACGCGTGGTCGACCGCGGTCGCGACGCTGGCCGAACCGGACCGGGTACTCGGCGACGCCGAACTGGACCTGCTCCTGCGGGCGCTCGGTGACTTCGTCGACCTGAAATGCCCCTTCACGCTTGGTCATTCGCGTGGAGTGGCCGACCTGGTACACGCCGCCGCCGGATGTATCGGCCTGGGCGGCGCGGACGCGGATCTGCTGCGCCGGGCCGGATATGTTCACGACCTGGGCCGGATCGGGGTCTCCAACCTCATCTGGGAGAAGACCGGTGAGCTCACGATGCCCGAATGGGAACGGGTGCGGATGCATCCCTACCTGACCGGGCGGATCCTGAGCCGGGTCGGAGGACTCGACGAGGTGCGCGTGATCTGCGAGCGCCATCACGAACAGCTGGACGGTTCCGGATATCCGAACGGTCTGACCGGCAGCGCTCTGAGCGTGCACGATCGGCTGCTCGCGGCGGCCGCCCGATACCACGGTTCGCTCGAGCCGCGACCGTACCGGGCCGCGCTGGATCCGGAGCAGGCCGCTCGCCGGCTGCGCGTCGACGCGGCGGCCGGTCGCCTCGAACCCGCCGCGGTCGAGGCGGTGCTCGAGGCCGCCGGACACCGGCGCTCCCGCCGGCCCGTCCATCCGTCCGGATTGACCCCGCGCGAGGCCGAGGTGCTCATCAACGTCGCCTACGGCCGATCGAATCGCGAGATCGCGAATGAGCTCCGTGTGTCGGAGAAGACGGTCCGCAACCATGTCGAGCACATCTACGCCAAGATCGGCGTCACCAACCGGGTCGGCGCGAGCTTGTTCGCGGCTCATCACGGCATGGTCGCCCCGCTGTCGAATTGA